A stretch of DNA from Rhodococcus sp. NBC_00297:
GATCGCTTCTGGTCAGCGAGTCGAACGGAGAGTGACCGGCGAGGAATTCTGCGAGCGTGTCAGCCGGTGACGAGGTCGGCACACCGTTCCGCCATCGTCATCACCGTGATGTTCGGGTTCACCGCCGGCAGCTTCGGCATCGCCGACGCATCGACCACCCGCAGATTGTGCACGCCCTTGACGCGCAATTCGGGATCGAGCACCGCCATCGGATCCGACGCGGCACCCATCTTCGCGGTGCCGGCCGGGTGATACACGGTGTTGTGAGTGCGATGCACGTAGTCGAGGAGATCGTCGTCGGTGACGGCGTCCGGCCCCGGCGCCAACTCGCGGGCGATCCAGTCCTTCAGCTGCGGCTGGTCGGCGATGCGTCGAGCGAGCTTGAGACCCGCGAGCATCACGCGGTCGTCGTGCCCCTCGCTGTCGGTGAAGTACCGCGGGTCGACCTTGGCGCGATCACGGAAATCGCGTGAGCGCAGTCGGACGGTTCCGCGTGAACGGCCCTGTGTCACATTGGGAGTCAGGCAGAAGCCGTTGTCCGTGGTGGGGTAGCCCCAGCGCAGGGTGTTCATGTCGAACGGCACGCTGCCGTAGTGCATCATCACGTCCGGATACGTCAGATCGTCCTCGGTCGTGGCGAACAGGCCGATCTCCCACCACTGCGACGACGTGGTGACCATCGGCTTCGACGCCTCCCAGAACACCAGGCCCTCGACGTGGTCGTCGAGGTTCGCGCCGACGCCCGCCGAGTCGACACGCACCGGAATCCCCATCTCGCGCAGGTGCACCGAGGGCCCGATTCCCGACAGCATCAACAGTTTCGGAGTGTCGATCGCCCCCGCGGTGACGATGACCTCACGGCGTGCGGAGACGACGTCGTGCCCCGTCAGATCAGGACGCTGATACCGCACTCCGGTGGCCGTGAGCGAGTCGTCGATGACGATCTCGCTGACCCAGCAGCCCGTGCGGACCTCGAGATTGGGGCGCGTCGCCATGATCGGATGCAGGTACGCGTGCGAGGTGGACATGCGCAACCCGTCGTCGGACGAGTTGATCTGGAACCAGCCGGCCCCGTTGAGCACCGTCTCACCGCGATTGAACTGCACGGTCGGCAGTCCCACGCCGGCCGCGGACTCGAGGACGGCGGCACCACACGGATCGAGTGGCGGAACGTCCCGCAGCGTCACCGGTCCGGTGACGCGCGAGACGTACGGGAGGATCGACTCGGCGTTCCAGCCCGTGGCGCCCATGGCCTCCCAGTCGTCCAGGATTCCGGCCGGTGGATGGAACGCGATGCACGAGTTGTGAGACGAGCAGCCGCCCAACACCTTCGCCCGCGCGTGGCGCATGAAGCTGTTGCCGCGTTCCTGCGGCTCGACGGGATAGTCCCAGTCGTAGCCGGAGTCGAGCAGATGCATCCACCGGTCGAGCACCAGGATGTCGTCGTTCCCGACGTCCGTCGGTCCCGCCTCGACCAGACACACGGTCACGGTGGGATCCTCGCTGAGGCGTGCGGCGAGAACACATCCCGCAGTTCCGCCGCCCGCGATGACGTAATCGAAGATCGCGTCCGTCATACCTTCTCGCCTTCCGCCGTACCCGCTGTGGTGGTCGCTGCGTGTGACGTCAACGTACCGATGTGTCCGCGACCGACGGTGAAATACCACAGATATCCGAGCCCGAGGATGACACCGATGTAGACGAACGCACCCCAGGTGTTGTACCAGGGTGTCCCGTAGACGGCTTCGCGCGGCCACGCCAGATTCAGCGCCATGCCGGCGCCCCACACGACCGCAAAGATGTTGACGGGCAGACCCCAGCGACCCATCGTGAAGTAGCCACCCTCCTTCAGGTCCTTCGGCGGCCACTCGCCCTTCAGTCGCTTCTTCAAGAGCGGTCCCGTGACCATCAGATACGCCAGGTAGATCATGATGATCGCGATCGACGTGAGCACCGTGAAGATCTTGGGCTGCCCCACGTTGATCACGAGGATCAGGATCGAGAGCAGACCGATCACGACGGCGGGCACCACGGGCGTCTGGTACTTCGGATGCACGGTGGCCAGCCGCTCGCCGAAAGGCAGCGCGTTGTCGCGCGCCATCGCGAAGGTGAGGCGGATCGCCGCCGTGTGCACCGCGAGCGAGCACACCGTGACGGCCACCAGGATGCAGATCAGGAACACCGTTCCCAGGGGTCCGGACAGCACCGAGGTGACGATGGACTGCAGTCCACCCTGCGGCGTGCCCAGCTCGGGATCGTTCAGATCCGGCGCCGCCATGACGGCGAACACGAGGATGGCGCCGCCGATGACGAACGACGCGAGGATGGCCCGCAGGATCGCCTTGGGGGCGGTACGCCGCGGTTCGACGGTCTCCTCACCGAGCGAGCTCGCCGTGTCGAAGCCGTACATCACGTAGCCCGACGCCAGCGACGCCACGAGGAACGCGCCCAGGTACCCGGCACTCTCCTCGGTTCCGTACCCGTTGGTGGAGAAGAAGATCTCCGGGCCGCGCTGAATGTTGAACGCCAGGATCACGGCGATGAGCACGGCCGCGACGAGTTCGATGAAGACGCCGGCACTGTTGATCCGCGCCATCAACCGGATGCCCGCGGCGTTCACCAGAGTCGTGAACGCGATCATGATGGTGCCGAGAACGACGGCATTGGTGGCGTAGTCGTACTCCCCCGTGCCGTCCCCGATGAGCTGGAAGCCGGACCACAACCGAGGCAGGTTCACCTGCAGGGCGAGCACCACCGCCGACAACGTGACGATCGACGCGGTGAGCATGAGCCACCCCGACGACCATCCGACGATGCGGCTGCCGAGCAGCTTCGCCCAGTTGTAGACCGAGCCCGCCACCGGATACTTGGCCGCGAGTTCCATGAAACACAGCGCCACGGCCATCTGCCCGACGAAGACGATGGGCCAGGACCACAGATAAGCCGGGCCCGCGGACCCGAATCCGAAGTAGAACAGCTGGAACGTGCCGGTCAGGATCGAGATGTAGCTGACGCCGGCCGCGAAACTCGCGAACTTGCCCAGACTGCGGTCGAGAGATTCCTTGTATCCGAAATCGCCGAGACCGCCGTCCTCGACGTCGGAAGTGGAAGACACCATGTCGCCTCGCTCACGTGAGAATGGAAGAAACTAGCTGGTGGTGCCGAACCACTCCGCCCGAGGTGCTGCGGTGTTGTTCCAGATGTGCTTGGTCTCCTGGTACTCGTGGAGTCCCGCGGGCCCGAGTTCGCGCCCGTTGCCCGACTTCTTGAAACCGCCCCACTCGGCTGCGGCCGTGTAGTACCCGAAGTCGTTGAGCCACACGGTTCCGTGTCGCAGCCCGCGCACCATGCGTTCGCCGCGTTCGGGATCGGTGGTGCGCACACCGGCCGCGAGACCGTAGTCCGTGTCGTTGCCCAGTCGCAGTGCCTCTTCCTCGGTGGTGAACCGTTCGACGGTCAGTATGGGCCCGAACGTCTCGAGCTGCACGATGTCCATCTCACGAGAGCAGTGGTCGAACACCGTGGGCAGGAAGTAACTTCCGTCCGCCAGAGCCGGATCGGACGGTGCGCGGCCGCCCGTGCGCAGAACTGCACCCTCTGCGAGGGCGGTCTCGACGAACGCCTCCATCTTGTCGCGTTGAGTCGTGGAGACCAGTGGCCCCGTCTCGCTGGACGGGTCCGTTCCCGGTCCCATCCGGATGGCTTCGGCGCGGCGCACGATCTCGTCGACGAACCGATCCGCCACCGAGTCCTCGACGATGAGACGTGTTCCGGCCGAACACACCTGGCCGGAGTGCAGGAAGACGCCGGTGAGCACCTGGTCGACGGAGGCGTCGAACGTGTCCTCGTCGGCGGCGTCCGCGAACACGATGTGCGGATTCTTGCCCCCGAGTTCCACCGCCACCTTGGTCACGTGCGGCGCGGCACTCGCGAGGATCGCGCTGCCGGTCGCCAGTCCACCGGTGAACGACACGAAGTCGACGTCCGGATTGTCCGTGAGCGCCGGCCCGATGGTCGCGCCGCTCCCCTGCACCAGATTGACGACACCGTCCAGCACCCCCGCTTCCTCCAGCAGGTGGGTGAACGCGATGGTGCTCAGCGGGGTGACCTCGCTCGGCTTGAGCACCATCGTGCAGCCGGCAGCCAGCGCAGGCGCGATCTTCCACGAGATCTGCAGCAGAGGGTAGTTCCAGGGCGCGATCATCACGCAGACACCGATCGGCTCGTGCACCACGCGCGAGATGACCGCAGGATCACCCACGTCGACGAGACGATCGCTCGAGACGGCGGCGAGCTGAGCGTAGTACCGGAACACCGAGGTGACGTCGTCGATGTCGATGCGGCTCTCCGCCAACGTCTTCCCGGTGTCGAGGGTCTCGATGACCGACAGTCGCTCCTTGTCGCGCTGCAGGAGATCCGCCACGCGGTCGAGCACCGCACAGCGTTCCGCGACCGGGGTGGCGGGCCAGTCGCCGCGATCGAAGGTGGCACGGGCCGCGGCGACGGCGGCGCGGGCGTCGTCCGGCGAGGCCTCGTCGACCGACACCAGGACGCGACCGGTCGCGGGGTCGATGCAGTCTCGGGTCTCCCCCGAGGTGGCAGGGACCCACTCACCCCCGATGAGGAGAACGCGCTCGAACAGTGTCGGATCGACGTCGTGCTCGGTCTGTTGATTCACTGCCCCACCCTTTCACCGATCGGTCACCCCTGCAGGCGCCCGTCCTCCCGCAGGCGTTCCACCAGCCAGTCGTGGAAGAGCCCGATGTGATGCTCGGCCGGCACCAGAACGCCACCGTCACGGTATGCCCGTGAGCTCATCGCCGGTTGGGTTCGCTCACATGCGTCGAAATCCTGCACGTTGACGCGATGGAACAACTCGACCGATCGGCTGACGTCGCGGCCGGACTCGACGACGTCCCGCGTGTACAGCCAGTCGCACTCGACGACGGTACGGTCCGCGGACACCGGGTACATGCGGTGCAGGATCACGTGGTCGGGAACCAGGTTGACGAAGACGGTCGGCTTGATCGTGATGGCGTAGTACCGCCGGTCCTGATCCTCCGAGAGCGTCGGCAGGGCGCCGAACCCCGCGGACCCGTCCACGGTGAATCCGTCGATCTCCGCGCCGAACTCCGCACCGTGGCCGACGAAGTACTGGGCCGCGAGCCCGTCCGCGAACTCGGGGAGGACCTCGGTCAGCTCCGGGTGGATCGTGGCGCAGTGATAGCACTCCATGAAGTTCTCGACGATCAGCTTCCAGTTGGCCGCCACGTCGTAGACCTCGCGGCGACCGAGTTCGAGAGACGGCATGTCGTACCGGTCGATGGCCGTCGGGTCGCCGAGCCGCTCGGTGACCGCGCCGATCACCTCGTCCTCGAAGGACGGCGGCTCGACCGCAAGGCACAGCCACGCGTAGCCGAGCCACTCCCGAAGCGCGACGGGGATCAGACCCCACTCCGTACGGTCGAGCGGGGCACCGGACCCGTCCGACAACGCGGACAGATTGGGAGCGGCCACGAGCTTCCCGTCCAGCCCGTACGTCCAGGCGTGGTAGGGACACTGCAGATTACGCTTGACCTGGCCCGACTCCTCCGTGCAGATCTGTGCGCCGCGGTGACGGCACACGTTGAGGAACGCGCGCAGAGCCCCGTCACGCCCGCGCACCACCAGCACGCTCTCGCGGCCCACGTCGACGCGGCGGAAGGCGCCGGGTGCCGCGAGATCGGCACTCCGGACGGCGCAGAACCACATCGTCTCGAACACGTGCTCCTGCTCGGCCAGGAACGTCTCCGCGCTGGTGTACCAGGATCCGGGGAGAGTGGGGATCAACGACTGAGTGCGGGGCGCGGCGCTTGTCATACGGTCACCAATCGGCGGGGATCGAAGAGGGTGATGGGGTGCGCGGTCGTCCCGGTGGTCGCGAGGTCGGCCAGGATCTCACCGACGACGGGCACGAACTTGAAACCGTGGCCGGAGAACCCGCACGCGACGGTGACGTTGGTGGCGTCGGGGTGCCGCGCGATGACGAAGTGCTCGTCCGGAGTGTTGGAGTACATGCACGTCGCGGAGTGCACGCTCGGCCCGTCGAGGCCGGGCACGGTCTGCCGCACCCGGGTCTGCATCGCCTCGATCTCGTGCGGGTGCACCGTACGGTCGATGGTGTCCGGCGTGCACTCGATGCCCTTGCGGAAGAAGGCCACCTTGACGCCGCCGTCGGGACCGTCGATCGCCGGGAAACCGTAGTCCTGCATACCGTCCGCGGCCTCGTGGATGAAGATCGGGTTGTTCTCGTACGCGGCGGTACCGGCGCTCGCGCCGAACCAGTGCAGTACCTGGCGCTCGACGACGATCGGTACCGCGAACTGCTCGAGCAACTGCGGTGCCCAGGCACCGGGGCAGATCACCACCTGGCCCGCCGTGTGGGTCCCCTTGTCGGTGGTGACGGTGACGCCGTCCCCCGACTCCTCCCAGCCGAGCACCGTCTCACCGAACTGCAATGTTGCACCGCGGTTCTCGGCGAGGTCCAGATGGGCCTGAACGGTGAGTTCGGGCCTCGCGAAACCCGCGGCGGCCTCGAACAGTGCCACCTCGTCGGGGTCGGGATCGAAGGTGGGGAACGCCTCGCGCACCTGCGCGGCATCCAG
This window harbors:
- a CDS encoding aldehyde dehydrogenase family protein encodes the protein MNQQTEHDVDPTLFERVLLIGGEWVPATSGETRDCIDPATGRVLVSVDEASPDDARAAVAAARATFDRGDWPATPVAERCAVLDRVADLLQRDKERLSVIETLDTGKTLAESRIDIDDVTSVFRYYAQLAAVSSDRLVDVGDPAVISRVVHEPIGVCVMIAPWNYPLLQISWKIAPALAAGCTMVLKPSEVTPLSTIAFTHLLEEAGVLDGVVNLVQGSGATIGPALTDNPDVDFVSFTGGLATGSAILASAAPHVTKVAVELGGKNPHIVFADAADEDTFDASVDQVLTGVFLHSGQVCSAGTRLIVEDSVADRFVDEIVRRAEAIRMGPGTDPSSETGPLVSTTQRDKMEAFVETALAEGAVLRTGGRAPSDPALADGSYFLPTVFDHCSREMDIVQLETFGPILTVERFTTEEEALRLGNDTDYGLAAGVRTTDPERGERMVRGLRHGTVWLNDFGYYTAAAEWGGFKKSGNGRELGPAGLHEYQETKHIWNNTAAPRAEWFGTTS
- a CDS encoding aromatic ring-hydroxylating oxygenase subunit alpha, with translation MTSAAPRTQSLIPTLPGSWYTSAETFLAEQEHVFETMWFCAVRSADLAAPGAFRRVDVGRESVLVVRGRDGALRAFLNVCRHRGAQICTEESGQVKRNLQCPYHAWTYGLDGKLVAAPNLSALSDGSGAPLDRTEWGLIPVALREWLGYAWLCLAVEPPSFEDEVIGAVTERLGDPTAIDRYDMPSLELGRREVYDVAANWKLIVENFMECYHCATIHPELTEVLPEFADGLAAQYFVGHGAEFGAEIDGFTVDGSAGFGALPTLSEDQDRRYYAITIKPTVFVNLVPDHVILHRMYPVSADRTVVECDWLYTRDVVESGRDVSRSVELFHRVNVQDFDACERTQPAMSSRAYRDGGVLVPAEHHIGLFHDWLVERLREDGRLQG
- a CDS encoding APC family permease → MVSSTSDVEDGGLGDFGYKESLDRSLGKFASFAAGVSYISILTGTFQLFYFGFGSAGPAYLWSWPIVFVGQMAVALCFMELAAKYPVAGSVYNWAKLLGSRIVGWSSGWLMLTASIVTLSAVVLALQVNLPRLWSGFQLIGDGTGEYDYATNAVVLGTIMIAFTTLVNAAGIRLMARINSAGVFIELVAAVLIAVILAFNIQRGPEIFFSTNGYGTEESAGYLGAFLVASLASGYVMYGFDTASSLGEETVEPRRTAPKAILRAILASFVIGGAILVFAVMAAPDLNDPELGTPQGGLQSIVTSVLSGPLGTVFLICILVAVTVCSLAVHTAAIRLTFAMARDNALPFGERLATVHPKYQTPVVPAVVIGLLSILILVINVGQPKIFTVLTSIAIIMIYLAYLMVTGPLLKKRLKGEWPPKDLKEGGYFTMGRWGLPVNIFAVVWGAGMALNLAWPREAVYGTPWYNTWGAFVYIGVILGLGYLWYFTVGRGHIGTLTSHAATTTAGTAEGEKV
- a CDS encoding GMC family oxidoreductase, which produces MTDAIFDYVIAGGGTAGCVLAARLSEDPTVTVCLVEAGPTDVGNDDILVLDRWMHLLDSGYDWDYPVEPQERGNSFMRHARAKVLGGCSSHNSCIAFHPPAGILDDWEAMGATGWNAESILPYVSRVTGPVTLRDVPPLDPCGAAVLESAAGVGLPTVQFNRGETVLNGAGWFQINSSDDGLRMSTSHAYLHPIMATRPNLEVRTGCWVSEIVIDDSLTATGVRYQRPDLTGHDVVSARREVIVTAGAIDTPKLLMLSGIGPSVHLREMGIPVRVDSAGVGANLDDHVEGLVFWEASKPMVTTSSQWWEIGLFATTEDDLTYPDVMMHYGSVPFDMNTLRWGYPTTDNGFCLTPNVTQGRSRGTVRLRSRDFRDRAKVDPRYFTDSEGHDDRVMLAGLKLARRIADQPQLKDWIARELAPGPDAVTDDDLLDYVHRTHNTVYHPAGTAKMGAASDPMAVLDPELRVKGVHNLRVVDASAMPKLPAVNPNITVMTMAERCADLVTG
- the solA gene encoding N-methyl-L-tryptophan oxidase, translating into MNHVSYDVIVIGLGGMGSAAAFHLADRGQRVLGLEKFTPAHDKGSSHGGSRIIRQSYFEDPAYVPLLLRSYELWDELRSMSGKEVHRITGGLFLGRESSVTFSGSLLASRQWSLPHEILDAAQVREAFPTFDPDPDEVALFEAAAGFARPELTVQAHLDLAENRGATLQFGETVLGWEESGDGVTVTTDKGTHTAGQVVICPGAWAPQLLEQFAVPIVVERQVLHWFGASAGTAAYENNPIFIHEAADGMQDYGFPAIDGPDGGVKVAFFRKGIECTPDTIDRTVHPHEIEAMQTRVRQTVPGLDGPSVHSATCMYSNTPDEHFVIARHPDATNVTVACGFSGHGFKFVPVVGEILADLATTGTTAHPITLFDPRRLVTV